The genomic window TTTTTATATATCTCAGACTTATTTTTTTCAAACATATTTTGAGGCTTACCACGAAGAGAAAATATAGCCTGTGTATATACATCCCTACAAGATACCATTGAACCTGTTGCAGAATCCCCTTCGGTTAAGAAGATCATAGTCGAACCAGAATGCATACTCTTTTCATTAAAGTGGAACTTGCAATCTTTAAGCTTAGGGATTTTAAAAGATATTCTCTTAGCTCTCTCTTTTGCCTCTCTACGTACGCTACTCAATTCTTTTCTAAGACGTTCATTGTCAACAACTTTGCTTTCAATTGCCTTTGCAAGTGTCTTATCTTTATAAAGGATCTCTAAGATTACCCTTTGTACTTCCTTAGCAACATTACTTCTAGTTTCAATATTGCCAAGCTTATTCTTAGTTTGACTTTCAAATATTGGATCTTTTATCTTAACTGAAAGAGTAGCTACAAGTCCTTCTCTAATATCAGTAGATGAATATGTTTTTTTTAAAAAATCATTAATGGCTCTAGCAAAACCTTCTCTAAATCCTGTCTGATGGGTACCTCCATCACTAGTATACTGTCCATTCACAAATGAAAAATATGTCTCGCCATAATTGTTTGTATGAGAGAATGCAAATTCTAAAGTCTTACTAGAATAATAAACAAAATTATAAAGTAAATCTTCATCTTTAATCTCATCATTTATAAAATCGAGAAGTCCATTATTAGATTGAAAAATCTGGTCATTATAATTAATTTTTAAACCTTTATTTAAGCAAGCATAGTGAAAAAATCTTCTCCGTAAAAAATCTTCACTATATTTATATTTACCAAAAATTTCAGTATCAGCTAAAAATTCAATATAAGTGCCATCATGCTCATCTGATTTACCCTCTGTAGTATTGATTAAATTT from Borrelia hermsii DAH includes these protein-coding regions:
- a CDS encoding DNA topoisomerase IV subunit B, with protein sequence MKTNNYDESKIVTLSSLEHIRLRSGMYIGRLGDGSNIDDGIYILVKEIIDNSIDEFIMGYGKEIVIKKEDNVISVRDYGRGIPLGKVVESVSVINTGAKYNDDVFQFSVGLNGVGTKAVNALSSKFLVRSIREGNFFEAVFSKGNLINTTEGKSDEHDGTYIEFLADTEIFGKYKYSEDFLRRRFFHYACLNKGLKINYNDQIFQSNNGLLDFINDEIKDEDLLYNFVYYSSKTLEFAFSHTNNYGETYFSFVNGQYTSDGGTHQTGFREGFARAINDFLKKTYSSTDIREGLVATLSVKIKDPIFESQTKNKLGNIETRSNVAKEVQRVILEILYKDKTLAKAIESKVVDNERLRKELSSVRREAKERAKRISFKIPKLKDCKFHFNEKSMHSGSTMIFLTEGDSATGSMVSCRDVYTQAIFSLRGKPQNMFEKNKSEIYKNEELYNMMVALGIEESIENLRYNKIVIATDADFDGFHIRNLLLTFFLTYFEDLVLNKHIYILETPLFRVRNKSSTIYCYSEEEKQKAIFELKNPEVTRFKGLGEISPSEFRSFIDVATIKLTKVDLVNIKEIKEQLGFYMGPNTPERRNFIMENLI